One genomic segment of Sminthopsis crassicaudata isolate SCR6 chromosome 2, ASM4859323v1, whole genome shotgun sequence includes these proteins:
- the LOC141557845 gene encoding trichosurin-like isoform X2, with the protein MGMMQLLLLSLGLALVWGLHAHHTCSKEHQPDLSGTWYTVALASNVTAKIEEGGPLRIFVQKLIIENGNLRAVFFKRENGKCIQFSVSANPPEKDSPMKVKYSGINDLYIKSFKEDEYVIFILYNHNNKEVTLWGHLFGRTPHLSDNIKKKFEEICINAGLKKEHILDVSEAGILRKPHLCLMGILPSSSKE; encoded by the exons ATGGGCATGATGCAGCTTCTGCTGCTGAGTCTGGGACTGGCCCTCGTCTGGGGCCTCCATGCTCACCATACCTGTTCTAAGGAGCACCAACCAGAT CTCTCAGGAACCTGGTACACTGTTGCACTGGCCTCAAATGTTACAGCTAAGATTGAGGAAGGAGGTCCCTTGAGGATTTTTGTCCAAAAACTCATTATAGAGAATGGTAACCTGCGTGCTGTCTTCTTCAAAAG agaaaatggaaaatgcatTCAATTTTCTGTGTCTGCTAATCCACCTGAGAAAGATAGCCCAATGAAGGTGAAAT ATTCAGGAATTAATGATCTCTACATTAAAAGTTTCAAGGAAGATGAATATGTCATATTTATCTTGTATAACCACAACAATAAGGAAGTGACACTTTGGGGACATCTCTTTG gaCGTACTCCACATCTGAGtgataatataaagaagaaattcgAGGAGATTTGTATAAATGCAGGCCTTAAGAAAGAACACATTTTAGATGTATCTGAAGCTG GAATTCTAAGGAAGCCGCATCTTTGTCTTATGGGAATCCTACCTTCATCCTCCAAAGAATAA
- the LOC141557845 gene encoding trichosurin-like isoform X1 encodes MGMMQLLLLSLGLALVWGLHAHHTCSKEHQPDVSKKWWMQLSGTWYTVALASNVTAKIEEGGPLRIFVQKLIIENGNLRAVFFKRENGKCIQFSVSANPPEKDSPMKVKYSGINDLYIKSFKEDEYVIFILYNHNNKEVTLWGHLFGRTPHLSDNIKKKFEEICINAGLKKEHILDVSEAGILRKPHLCLMGILPSSSKE; translated from the exons ATGGGCATGATGCAGCTTCTGCTGCTGAGTCTGGGACTGGCCCTCGTCTGGGGCCTCCATGCTCACCATACCTGTTCTAAGGAGCACCAACCAGATGTAAGTAAGAAATGGTGGATGCAG CTCTCAGGAACCTGGTACACTGTTGCACTGGCCTCAAATGTTACAGCTAAGATTGAGGAAGGAGGTCCCTTGAGGATTTTTGTCCAAAAACTCATTATAGAGAATGGTAACCTGCGTGCTGTCTTCTTCAAAAG agaaaatggaaaatgcatTCAATTTTCTGTGTCTGCTAATCCACCTGAGAAAGATAGCCCAATGAAGGTGAAAT ATTCAGGAATTAATGATCTCTACATTAAAAGTTTCAAGGAAGATGAATATGTCATATTTATCTTGTATAACCACAACAATAAGGAAGTGACACTTTGGGGACATCTCTTTG gaCGTACTCCACATCTGAGtgataatataaagaagaaattcgAGGAGATTTGTATAAATGCAGGCCTTAAGAAAGAACACATTTTAGATGTATCTGAAGCTG GAATTCTAAGGAAGCCGCATCTTTGTCTTATGGGAATCCTACCTTCATCCTCCAAAGAATAA